aatttaatttaattttacaaagaatttttttactaaactcaATCTTAAATAGTTTCTCCTTCGTTAAAAACCTTTGTGCTAAATTTTAAGAACATTATTATGAACTTATAAGAGGGAAATGTAAATcactattattttttgaagcataaaaaagttaaatacgtGCAATTATATTtcaagaaataaagaaaatcgAATTTCTAAACTTTTGTGAACTTTTAttcttaaattaataattgaaacttaaattttatcaaattaaaatgaaatatttgttCAATAATTATGTAATGTAACTCCtaccaatataaaataaaaaatataacttatactttgttaattataagaatttaatgattaaaacaattattagtattgaatattaatatataaaaagcaAAAGttctttgaataaaaaaaaaaaaataggaaaagttCTAAAGGGACTGGAATCACTTGGttccagaactgacccccgaaccagattaaagtggtagtgaaagtaaaaaaaactttttttttgtaaaagttCTTACTTCTTTCTTGTAGTATTTTAGGACATATAATCTTCCATCATTTTTCATTTGTTGCTCAATTCCTTCGTAAAAATCAAAGAATATCTTATAAAGAATCTGCATGTAATCTGGAAGTTTATCTAAACAACTCATGTCCCACCTGAAAATCATTTTCATAACAATTAgatcaaaagaaaacaaaaatatgtatatGTGTACGTGAGTGAGTGAGATATGCTAACTCACCTTTCAATTGCCTCAGTAAAAAGTTCTAATTCATCGATTGTTCCATATGCATCATATGCATCATCAATTGCTGTCATTATCATGATTAATTTTGCCATAAGAATTCTTCCACTAGAATATTGAGGTTCAAAATATACCGCCAAACCCCAAACACAACATTCGACAATCCTATCTCGTACAAACGGTAGTTTATTACACACGTCCAAGTCTTTCCACCATCTATCATAAAGGCCAAAAACAagaatatttaataataatgaaatcaaatttaaaaatgtttttctagctagttaataaaattatttgactTAAGAGTCCTTACTTACTTGGAAACGTTGCCAAATTCAATTTGGTGTAGTCGTTGGAGCATATTAAAATCTAATTTTGCCAAGATGAGCAAATTTTCATTGTGTGAAGGATCTTGCTCATATATGGAAATATAACTCCGTGCCTCCAGCCTTGGCATATTCTTGTGAACAGTTTGCCTTAAGCTACGTTTGACTTGTATTGCAAGAGAATGACTCAGTTTGGCAACGGACTCAAGATGAGTGGTAGTGAAGGACAAGGCTTCTTCCAAAATGTCCTCTCCATGAACCATAAGATGTGTGGCTTCATACAAGCTTAACATCCCTTCAACATTTCCTATAAGTAGTCTTTCACTAAaatttccttcttcatcttTGAATTTCTTGAATACatctagttttgttttttttatcaatcaacaacaattgaaCATAAGATGAAgtagaatattataaaaattaagaaatcaaTGTAATTAAATAAGATGAAGATATATACTTGGTGAAACGTGAAATCCTTGTTGCCTCAACAATCTAAATAGCACAGCAAGAGAGTTAAGATCATCTTCTtcaaaagttattatttctCCGTTTTGAACATAATTGTTGTGAATCTCATGTTGAAAAACCTCTTCAATCTCATTTTCAAAATGATAGCTCAGACCTAAGCGGAATATTGAATCAATCAAGTGAACTTTTGTCATGAGATTATCTGTCTTTAAGACTAGCATATCCCTCACATATTTTTTGAGTGGCTCAATTTGTGCGAGCATATTTTGATCAAGTTCCTGGAAGAaaccattttttaaataaggaTCGAAAAGAGTAGATGCACttgatttaaaagaaaaattgataatgCATGTTTACGTACCATAGATTCAGAAGCATATTGAACGAAATAATCTCTCCAAAAGCTAGGTTGAAAATCTGCAACATTTCTATCCAAAACAGTTTTGGTATTAGGATTGAAGCTAGGTTGAAAATCTGCTACGAGAGACAtacttcaaattaattaattaattaatcacttcAGCTCTAAGGTTTTGAGTTAATTGGGAATGATATATGCTCACTTCTGCTTGtagatatttataataaactTCCAAGAGCTGTTGCCTCTATAATTAATATTAGCTAgcctatttttaatttgaaacatGATCCACGTTTTCTACAGTGATAaatcttttttaaattatattagtaAGAGCATACAAGTACaaattatatgtatattataataatgaagTAAAGTATatattcttaattaattaatttgatacaatttgTACACGTTGGCTTGAGCAGACTCATGTTGgcttttctttgttttatttttggtcaagccCACGTTGGCTTTTATACTTGATACTGAAAGTACATGATTATGTGCATACATACAAATTATATCATATAATCTTAatcaatttgaaatttcaagACCATGCACGTTGGCTTGGAGTTGGAGCAGGCTATATTAGAAACTTCAATTCATTACTAATGAGCTATATGAGCACAcccttaatttttatataaaaataaattcaataattaGATTAGAATTAAACACGTTAGATGGGAGCAGGCCATATTAGAAACATCAATTCATCCTGAGGGATCTTTTATATTAACTAGAAGTTTCGACCCGTGCACGCACGAGTCTGATTAGATGTAATATGTAATAAtggtagaatttttttaatattaaacgGTATATGAAAAATTGGAGTAACAGTTCGCCGGATACTGatggcaaaaataaaaaaactaaaaaaaatgtgacaaaaaaatacatcattatATTGGTGTATTTGTCATGACCGGTTATGATATTTAGATCTAATGGTCCTATTATACCATAAAGGAAACAATTACTAAATGAAgtgaataagaaaaaaatataagaaacaaaGGATGACAACAGTGCATCTCTCAAACAATGAATATCAAGATTTGTTTCAATTAAATTGTGAGACATTATCAAAATTTGCAAGAAAAATCAAGTGTATGACTGCAATTAGATGAATTTGAGATGATTACGATGAATAAAATGAATGGAAGacattagtatatatatatatatatatatataactcaaatGCAAATCTATAATGCATCTTATTTAGATTAATTTGGAACTGAATATTGCCAGAATCTAAtggataattaattaatgtaaaaaatgctagaaaaaatgagaggaaagaaattaattgatttctatttaaaacaaaaaagatttgtataaaaagaaattgaatgtgTACgtattacataattttttttttggagttttataaaaaagtgaggttgatttctatttaaataaaattaaccattgatttcatatttattacatGTGGGTTACAAAATCATACCAGATTGATTGATGTAGCCTAGTGGTAAATGCACCAAATAATTCTTAAAGGTCACAAGTTCAATTTTTGTTGAggtattttttaacattttatttgaattaaattaggGTTAAAATGAGAGGGAAAATGAGCGGGAAAATGATCAGGTTTAGAGTTAGCGTATCAGAgtaagcttagaatataagagatacTAGGATAATACCCGTGCATTATGCACGGATTGTGGCGTTGCCacaatattgtttttattatagGATGAATATTGTATATAGTGCGAAATTAGTCCcgttctaattatttttttgactaatagtctcgttataaaattatttgccATTGTAAGATTATGATAtagttataatattaaaatttattagtgACGTGTTAATATATGAATACA
This genomic interval from Trifolium pratense cultivar HEN17-A07 linkage group LG6, ARS_RC_1.1, whole genome shotgun sequence contains the following:
- the LOC123890157 gene encoding probable terpene synthase 2, giving the protein MSLVADFQPSFNPNTKTVLDRNVADFQPSFWRDYFVQYASESMELDQNMLAQIEPLKKYVRDMLVLKTDNLMTKVHLIDSIFRLGLSYHFENEIEEVFQHEIHNNYVQNGEIITFEEDDLNSLAVLFRLLRQQGFHVSPNVFKKFKDEEGNFSERLLIGNVEGMLSLYEATHLMVHGEDILEEALSFTTTHLESVAKLSHSLAIQVKRSLRQTVHKNMPRLEARSYISIYEQDPSHNENLLILAKLDFNMLQRLHQIEFGNVSKWWKDLDVCNKLPFVRDRIVECCVWGLAVYFEPQYSSGRILMAKLIMIMTAIDDAYDAYGTIDELELFTEAIERWDMSCLDKLPDYMQILYKIFFDFYEGIEQQMKNDGRLYVLKYYKKEFKKFIQGYITEARWLNKKYQPTLEEYFRLAIESGGYVLMTTTCYIGMGGIATEDIFKWISNEPKIDNAAMILARIMDDIASNEFEHERDHIPSFLECYMKQYNVSRETALQEGQRRIYDAWKDINNECLRPTEVPMPILTRIINLSRFMDVVYKDKDNFTDPKGEMKSFIKAMLVEPVPI